The proteins below come from a single Ictalurus punctatus breed USDA103 chromosome 24, Coco_2.0, whole genome shotgun sequence genomic window:
- the tfpi2 gene encoding tissue factor pathway inhibitor 2 isoform X1 gives MEGRFLGCFLLITLIQSAFAYILSPREVCLLQVDEGPCLDDVPRFYYNTLTQDCEEFSYGGCEGNFNNFKSYVECRKTCYSIPKIPRICRLPKEEGPCFAISKRYFFNMTSMRCEEFSYGGCYGNNNNFQNRNLCTEYCIPSNSVPVICLGGLDEGTGSASIPRYYYDSTQKECIQFKYTGSGGNNNNFVSMKNCMGVCAKKRKPRRPFGQSTRILRKRL, from the exons atggagGGACGTTTTCTCGGATGCTTTTTGCTCATAACCCTAATCCAAAGCGCATTCGCTTACATACTTTCACCCAGAG aAGTCTGCCTTCTTCAAGTGGACGAAGGACCGTGTTTGGATGATGTGCCTCGTTTTTACTACAACACGCTCACTCAGGACTGTGAGGAGTTCAGCTATGGAGGCTGCGAGGGAAACTTCAACAACTTCAAGTCTTATGTGGAGTGCCGTAAAACCTGCTATTCTATTCCGA AAATTCCCCGAATCTGTCGCCTTCCAAAGGAAGAGGGGCCATGCTTCGCAATTTCCAAGCGTTATTTTTTCAACATGACCTCCATGCGGTGTGAAGAGTTCTCTTACGGAGGCTGCTATGGAAATAATAACAACTTCCAAAATCGTAACTTGTGCACGGAATACTGCATTCCTTCAAATT CTGtccctgtgatttgccttggtGGCTTGGATGAAGGAACAGGCAGTGCCTCTATACCCAGATACTACTATGACTCTACCCAAAAAGAATGCATACAGTTCAAGTATACAGGAAGTGGAGGAAACAACAATAATTTTGTCTCCATGAAAAACTGCATGGGGGTTTGTGCTAAAA
- the tfpi2 gene encoding tissue factor pathway inhibitor 2 isoform X2 yields MEGRFLGCFLLITLIQSAFAYILSPRVCLLQVDEGPCLDDVPRFYYNTLTQDCEEFSYGGCEGNFNNFKSYVECRKTCYSIPKIPRICRLPKEEGPCFAISKRYFFNMTSMRCEEFSYGGCYGNNNNFQNRNLCTEYCIPSNSVPVICLGGLDEGTGSASIPRYYYDSTQKECIQFKYTGSGGNNNNFVSMKNCMGVCAKKRKPRRPFGQSTRILRKRL; encoded by the exons atggagGGACGTTTTCTCGGATGCTTTTTGCTCATAACCCTAATCCAAAGCGCATTCGCTTACATACTTTCACCCAGAG TCTGCCTTCTTCAAGTGGACGAAGGACCGTGTTTGGATGATGTGCCTCGTTTTTACTACAACACGCTCACTCAGGACTGTGAGGAGTTCAGCTATGGAGGCTGCGAGGGAAACTTCAACAACTTCAAGTCTTATGTGGAGTGCCGTAAAACCTGCTATTCTATTCCGA AAATTCCCCGAATCTGTCGCCTTCCAAAGGAAGAGGGGCCATGCTTCGCAATTTCCAAGCGTTATTTTTTCAACATGACCTCCATGCGGTGTGAAGAGTTCTCTTACGGAGGCTGCTATGGAAATAATAACAACTTCCAAAATCGTAACTTGTGCACGGAATACTGCATTCCTTCAAATT CTGtccctgtgatttgccttggtGGCTTGGATGAAGGAACAGGCAGTGCCTCTATACCCAGATACTACTATGACTCTACCCAAAAAGAATGCATACAGTTCAAGTATACAGGAAGTGGAGGAAACAACAATAATTTTGTCTCCATGAAAAACTGCATGGGGGTTTGTGCTAAAA
- the gngt1 gene encoding guanine nucleotide-binding protein G(T) subunit gamma-T1, whose amino-acid sequence MPVIDVDNLTDLDKAKMEVDQLKKEVKLEREKVSKCCEEVMEYIQGGMDDDPLVKGIPEEKNPFKEKGGCVIC is encoded by the exons ATGCCAGTTATAGATGTAGACAATCTAACGGACTTGGATAAGGCTAAAATGGAAGTAGATCAGTTGAAAAAAGAGGTGAAACTGGAAAGGGAAAAG GTGTCTAAATGTTGTGAAGAAGTCATGGAATACATTCAGGGTGGTATGGACGATGATCCCCTGGTCAAAGGAATCCCAGAAGAAAAGAATCCATTCAAGGAAAAGGGTGGATGTGTCATTTGCTAA